The DNA window atcCTTATgacaatataaaagtttattttatcttttcattgcaataaaaattataatacctcgacgtaattttttaataaattctactaatttcttaattttaaaaggtgAAATGAagggaagaagaaagagagaactaTATGTATTCGCTGTGTTCGtcttatgaatatataatgaataacCCGTCGATTTCgctgtattattaatttacaaatgtaatCAAAGTGACCATACACTCGCTTGATatcgtattaatattatactagTATCAGATATGATGCCAAGtacgataataaatattaatttgacaagtatgttttgtttgaaaattattaatatttttaattattaatattttgcgtTGTGCAATCTCACGTCATCACACGGTATTAATTGTtgagagaaatattaaaagtacagTACAAACTGTATGTGTACAAAGTACTTACTCCACGCAATTACAAAATGCGTACATCAAATAGATTTTTGTGGCAGTTTCATAAAGAACggaataatttcattaagcAAATTCGTATGgttatgattttaaatatgtttaatacagTTATGTGTATTTAGTTGCATTGTGATAACATCAATGACTTACTTTTAGGTAAGTGcgtttttattgtattttcgtAAACTCTTCGGTAAACACGAATACAACTAAATTGTAtaccataaaatataattacgctaggtaaaattattattattatcgttctGGTGATAATGCATCGTTCACACGTGTAAATCGTAGTAATGTTCATCAACGAATGGCGTTCCTCCGGATAGGCCAGATGGGTGCACATGTGAATCGACAAACATGTGGCAGTTTATTGAATGCTTTTTATTTGCCGAGATTCACAAAAGGCaagagattattaattattaattattatcgatggaaatattttacgtaaataataataacgcgtACTAACACGAATAAACACGGAGAATAGCACATACCACAACAAAAATAAGATACGGtaacaattttcatttatttctaaCGAATAATTCATTAGTATAAAAGAGCTACAACAAGGTGAATAAATTGGCAGTGTTTAAAGCCCGCTATTAAGAATAGTTGGCAATTCGAGGGAAGTAGAATTAATAccgaaaaaaaagatgttagTTTATATCGTAATATTGGGAGCTACGGTTAAAATTAGcgaaatatacattaatagatGCACAGCACAAGATACCGCGAATGGTGCAACTATCAcgaaattacttattaatgaGTAACTCACAATGAGATcttcaatactttttttacttttactagTCTTACatgtttaatattgatattttctaGTGAGTTATGATTTCtttttgtgccttaataactaaATCACAATTAACCACAGAAAATCACGTTTCTTTGATTCAAATTTACTGTCTTTTTTATGCGATTAAATGCATAACTGATATATTTTAACGAGGCAAAGATTCCTTTTTGTAATACAAACTTATGCTCTAATGTAGTTGGAACATATTCAATAACCAAtgtggaatttaaaaaaaaattatattacatttatcattttaacaacttcaaatttttctaattttctcgATGTAcgtgcatataaaaatattatcatacattacgataaattaaaaaaaaaaaagaataattccACAACATCGTTTTGTACATTATATCATGTGAAAGCAGGCAGTGAATTTTAGGCGTAATCACTGTCCTTTATAAAAGTGttcatttcttatattatcGATGCaaatacagattttttttacaatatggTGGCACTGCTAATTGTCATAAGGAAAAGAGAATTgcatacatttatcaaaacgtagaattaatataatgtgactattgaataattgaataataaataatatggctaagttttttattattcattttaataaaaatcttcgAAATTGACCAAATTCGctgaaattgttttaatataatactcaAATATTTAAGACACACATatcaatgtaaatataatcaaattttaaaccttttaaaaattactttacatTACTTGTgacttttaatacaatatgcAACAATTAAGCGATGCCATCATATACAATCTTATCATCCTCAAGACGGAGCATGCGGTACGATAAGCGGGAGGCTGTGTATACTAAGACACAGAAACACGCACCACtttaaacaatgaaaaattgcGAGAAATAATCGTCTCCAATGTCATTTTCGCTTACGTATCCCGTGCTCCGCAGTATCCTGCGCTAAGAAGCGATGCGGTGGTCGAGGATAAAGCGGTGCAGGCGAATAGGACGGACCCGCGTTATCCCACCAAAGGGGAGGTGGATTGCCACGTATCGGTATCATAACCGGAGTGATCGGGGGTAAGGGTAGTGGACGTACGAACGGCGAACGATTCGATTGCGTGACAATCTGCAACTGTTGACCAGATGCGAATGAATTGTACCGGACGCTATCGTTTTGCAAATGAGACGAATTGACGATATGTTGCGCGTTGTTGTAACGAGCCTCAGTGGATCGTTGGGGCAGGGATCCCTGGCTGGGACCCCAGGCGATGTGCTAGCATCGTCGATTATGACAATGCGTCATGTAATCCTGATAGCTCACAGTAACCTCTTCGCTTTGATAGCGAGTCAGTTTCAGGCTACGACGGATATCGGGTGTGACTAGGCCTTTGAAGCCACCTTTATGTAGCAGAGAATCTATCGTTTGTATCTGGTCCCATCCTGAACATCAGATTACAGATTATTCCTCATAAAGGGGAATTTCCTCCATCGCTTGTCCTATTCTATCTGCGGCGGATACGTACCTTGCTCCATAGCTACGCTGGGCAGGTAAGTAGCCGTCCGCTTGTTACCCTTCTCATTGTGAAACTCTATGCGAATTCCGTGCACACCCACTTCCCAATCTAAATAGTCAACCCCATCCTCAAAATGCCGCAAGATCGACACGCTCACATGCAAGCGCGGCAGCTCGTCTCGAGTTATGGGATTAAACCGTGAGTCTTTGAATGCGCTTTAAAACATAcagaaatatgtatacatatatcaaaaGCGCATACGTTACCACTatgctaaataattatactatgtATTTATTGCACAGTTACGGAAAACGctaatgatttataattattataatatacatatttataaatatctagcttatatatttatgatttatatatatattattctattttctaatgttgtgAGAAACTTTGTCTCACCTAGTTGTAGCATACTCGCGTAACCCAGCATGTAAGTGCATCGCATTAAAAGTACCAATACAACCTCGTAATCTCATATCTTTTCCTATTGTCCATGTCACAAATAAAGGGCTGAAAAGACGTATCTGTATTAAAAATCTCATGATACCTTCAGACaccttttttcttatttttatcagcGAACTATCAGGGACGgaaaggggaaggacaaagtGAACCAGAGTATATCCATTCTTTTGCATTTAGTAAGACTTCAGTTGTCTTGTGGAGATATAATCAGTCAGTCAGatataatcacaaaataaatatattttttaaaaatataatacaatacaaataaatataatataaaacaagggtaaaaacttaattttggaatttattatctttcctCGTAAATTTTCCCGAGAGAACGACATAACAGCGCACACGATGCGATAATTTCGTCTATGACAAAAGCATCGCGATTCCCACTACTAACAATGTTTCCGCAGGTATGTATCGTAGTAACAAACGCAGCGTCCTCGGTGGCCTATAATGGCCTACATAGTTGGCATAGCGCTGTACAACAAGAGAAATCGAAGCACGCCGCGATAATGCGTGCACCGCGCGCCGATAGATAATCCACACACGTGAGAACTAAACAATGCGCCAGTAATATGCCCTAGCAACTGAATTTCTAGATCATCTAGTCGAATCGAGATCAAAGACAATCGACTCAGAATTCGAAATTCCTAACGTGCACAAaccaattgtaaatataaaataataaatgaaaaaataagaatcgaATATAGACGGCaggttgttttttttttttttatctctgcAGCATCGAAATTCGATCTCATTAAAATCGTCGTGGTCTCGAACTTTGCGTGACCGCAGCAACCTGTCATCGGTGACAAGCGAGGAGACAACAGCTGACGCGATGCGTGAGTGAGACGGATAGACGGATAGACGGGCGCAAAGGAGAAAGACAGAAAGAGGCACAGAAAGAAACAGAGAACGCCGCGAGGGCTACTCACAATGCCTCGTTGCTGAAGTTAGGCGCCTTCGGCGGGTCCAGCTGGTGCAGCTGACAATAGAGAACATCGAAGCAGAAGAAGCCCATCTCCGGATGGGCGATCGTCGCGGGCTTTCTCATTTGAGGAACCCCGTTCCGTATGGCGGTGCCGTCGCACGGCGACAGACTCGGCGCcgcggcgccgccgccgccgccaccgccaccaccgcccAGCCTCTGCTTCTTCGCACCGCAGCAGCCAGCAGCCATGTTCCTCTTGGACAGGTCACCAGCGGGCACCGCCGCCCTAGCCCTTCCTTCAGCACCTCGTCTACGCGTTTCCTCACCGCGGCGTATCCAACGTCGACGTCGTCGCCGACGCGTGCCGGATCGCGCCCGCGCTCCGCTAGATGTCGAGCCGACGGTGGCGTGAACAGCTGTTTCATTACCCGCCATTTGTAGTACGGTGTCGCGTCATCGCACCATTGATAATTAGCGATCGTCCCCGCCGACGCCGCTGTTGCCACCGCCCCGCTGCGTGAAGCTTCGTGAAGCTGCCCGCGAGTCATGCGCGTGAGCGAAACCAATGGACGGTGGCGTCCTCTGCGCCAATTCAAATTTCCCACCAGAGACAGAGATTTCGGCGCTCTTTCacttaatttctaataaaaatagtatagaTGAATTTTTGAACTCGAACTTTTGCCAATTCGTATTAAAAAATCGTGTGTATAACAATGCTGCAGAGCGAATAATTGATACAATACAGTAAAGATGAGTTTTTAATTCATCGATCGAACAGTTACATTATATATGCACAAATACAGTtttaacttgtaaaaaatttactctccgattttttatatgaaaaggAAAATTCGAGTTTAAAAGTAGAAATCCCGTAAAACGTTgggaaagaatttaaaaatgaaagttCAAAGCGTTGATGTAGTATttcacttaaaaaaagaagaagaataattatactttaatccAAATCTGGTGGAACAAAACATATTGTAATGATTAAATGATAACTATTAATTGATTGAtagataatattatcaatttaatttttttatacttttaaataaaatgaaatagtAGGTCTTCGTACCACGTAAGATAcactgtaaattttattttaattgctctTTGGTGTTAGAATTTGGAatggaattaaaatatttttttaaatcgtacATGTTgtataaaacacattttaaaaatatataaaaaatatatttaaaaatatatacatatattagaatatgtgtgtaaaatatattaaatacactatacattaaaatacatgACATAcgaagttataaataaaactctaTTTAATGAAATCTAACGCGAATTGTAGATCGTCTAAAGTGGGTTTAAAAGAATGCCTACGAGTATCATTATCAACTAATTATTCGCCTCGTCGCATCCGCTGCATAAAATTACGCACAATACTGAATTATCTCTATTTTGCTTCTGGCAACAGCTTTACAAATTCATTCTATCTGAACATACATGTATTTTgtacgaattaattaatacgaatttatacaaacatactaacgattattattgttatgattattaactgtattttattagataCTGTGATAAATCCTTTCAAGTACAgcttattatatacatttgtgtataaatatacataaatggaTCACATGAATGGCCCAGACagcatgcataatatttatgataaatctttatgaccTGTTCGTTCTAAAAtcacaaaaatgtttatgaaatattttgataaacacttaaataaatataaatttttagtaaataaaaatactgcgCGCTATATCTGAGTTTATTCGAACAataaaaactgatatttttgtgacaaaaaaatctataattaattataaatgtacatcacacaatgtttatacaaatctacaaattgcattttaatgcTGTGTCATTTACAGTTCACTGTGTACAAACGcggcagagagaaagagaaagtaaACGAAACCGCTAATGTTATTTATCCAGATAGTGTCAGATGTCGGTTAATCCTCAAATGGAATAGTTACGGTACGAATCCATCTcgtttttctgtttattttcCTAAC is part of the Monomorium pharaonis isolate MP-MQ-018 chromosome 2, ASM1337386v2, whole genome shotgun sequence genome and encodes:
- the LOC105841040 gene encoding uncharacterized protein CG5902 — its product is MAGNETAVHATVGSTSSGARARSGTRRRRRRRWIRRGEETRRRGAEGRARAAVPAGDLSKRNMAAGCCGAKKQRLGGGGGGGGGGAAAPSLSPCDGTAIRNGVPQMRKPATIAHPEMGFFCFDVLYCQLHQLDPPKAPNFSNEAFPLFVTWTIGKDMRLRGCIGTFNAMHLHAGLREYATTSAFKDSRFNPITRDELPRLHVSVSILRHFEDGVDYLDWEVGVHGIRIEFHNEKGNKRTATYLPSVAMEQGWDQIQTIDSLLHKGGFKGLVTPDIRRSLKLTRYQSEEVTVSYQDYMTHCHNRRC